The DNA segment GGCCGCAGCTATCCCGCCCCTGTCCTGGCTGGTTTCTCCCTACACATGGCCCAGGGTGATGTCTCTGCCCCGCAGAGGGAGCCAAACCCAGGAGCGGGCTGGGCCCCAGGCTAAGCATGCCTCGGCCCGCTTGGGAGGGGAACACGCCTCCTTAACCCCCGGGTTGTCTGGGGCCTGGCACCCGCCATGGCTGGCGTTCTACTGGAATAACGACACAGCTGCAGCGTCGGCCTCCTTGGGTGGTGCTGGGCCCAGAGCCCTCAGGGCATCGCGCACAGGTCAGTGGCACTGGCCGTCCACAGTGGGGGAAACGGAGGAGCCAGGCAGCAAAGGCCACAGCCGCTCTCGGGTGCCCTCTGCCTGGCGGCCCGGCCTGGggcattttcaaaggtgctgaacgCTCACCCCATCACCTGAGCCCTGGCTGCTCAATGCCCCTGCCAATGGCTCAGGCCGGAGGGGCTCCACCTGGGTGCCAACCACTGAGGTGAAGCAACCTGTGGCGCTGCCCCGGCAGCCGGACGCCCCCACTGCTCcgcccagggctcctgctgcctgtgCAATCCCCTGGAAAGGCACACACACGCCGCTTGCAACCCTGGCTCCCAGGCTACTGCCGCTCCGCTGtccatccctcccagccccctggagcTAACTCCAGCAGTGCCCCGACCCCCCGCCGCTGCCGAGcagaacccccccccccgaccaaaGGGCCTCTGGGCTGCCTGACGCTGGGCTCCCAGGGCAGTCGGACAGGTGGGAGCTGGCTGCGGCTaccagctggcagggccagcaCAGCCTGGCTAATGGCAGGGCCCTGCTtggaagctggcagggagcaTTTAGTCCCGGCAAAGAGCCTGGAGGAGGTGGCTTGAGCGGCTCAGAGATCTTGCGCATCTATTGGTTGCCGCAGGGAACCTGCCAGTGCTCCACGTGGGGGCAGATTCAGCCCCTGGGGCAGGTGGCACGAGGCCTAGGACAGCTTGTGTCCATCACCCCCTCAGGGCAGCCTAGTTCTGCGGTGTGAGCGGCACAAGGGCAGCGAGCCGGGTTCAGCCTCCAGCCAGCCAACGCCCTGGCCCCAAGACTGACAGAGTTAGGCCAGCTGGAGGGATGTCAGGACAGGCCCGTTAAAAGGCAGCCGGGTGGGATCGACCCAGAACGTACTCAGTAGTTAGGAGGCTGCAAGAGGGAGCAGGGGAgacggctggggcaggggtcgggCATGGGGCAGAgcgcagggctggagtggggagctccAGGGGTCTGGTTCAGTCCGTAGCAAAGACAATCCTGCCAGAACGTCCCTGCCCATGCCGCTGGGCACCCATGAGCTGCCCCCTTGGCCATCCCTAGGAGGGGACGTCCGCCAGCCCGGTGCAGCGTGGCCAGAAGCCAACCACACAGCAATAGGGCGTGGAGCTAGGGGCACTCTCCTGCTAGGGGCCGGCTTCTCGGCTTGGTGGCCACCAGGGGAGAGTGATGGGCAGTGGGGCTTCCCCGGTGCCCACCACCACCTGCTGAGGCAGGGCAGACTCGGGGAGTGAGCACCAAGCCGTGGGGCAGGCCCCAGGCCCACCCTGAATCTGCAGCTTCTTAAAGCCAAGCGGTGCTGAGAGGCGAGGGACTGAGAGGGTTGTAGGGCCCCAGGTGACAGACTTGGGGGTTCTGCTCTCCAGACCGAtcgcagcccagctccccacccgaCACCAAAACAGGGGCCCCCTTCACCTTCAGCCTGGCCTCCTGCTCAGCCCATGGGgacaacagctgctgctttccagcttcccttctgctcccaggAGCTCCTGGTGGCCCAACCCAATCTAGAGGCTTAAGGGCAGCAGAAGGTGCCTGCAGCCCTACCGGAGAAGAGACCCAGGGAGGCCCTTCaagcagccaggcctggggctgcgtGGCCCACGGCAGATTAcgcagaggaggggctggctgcGATCTGCCCAGAGGGGTTCAAAGCAGCgctcctggctgcacagggcCAGTCTCTGGGCCATTCCTCGCTCTGTCCGCAGGCCCCCTCAGACTCAGGGCCGAGGCCCCGGCTCAGGCGCTGCTGCCGGAGCAGATCAGCTGCACCAGCTCGTTGGTGAGGGTGTAGCGCTTGCCCTGCCAGCggaagtgggtggggggctcGCCAGCGCCCTGGCTGTACTCAAAGCAGGAGCTGAGCTCAAAGGCCAGGGCCGACTTCACCAGCCCCACGCCGCCGGCTTTCTGGGGGGCCGGGTGGTACACGCGCCCGTTCTCGGGGAACATCACCAGCTTCTGCGGCTCGAAGCTGACCACCAGCCGGTCGCCGCCGCCGCAGTAGGAGAGCAGCTCCTCGCCCGCCTGGCCGCGCAGCAGGTGGGTGAAGACGATGGGCCGGTCGTCGCAGCGCACGAAGTTGTGCTCCCGGCCGCAGGGCGAGAGGTAGGGGAAGGCGTCCTGGTAGCGCCCGCTGCGGTTCAGCTGCAGTTGTTTGAAGAAGAAGACGAGGAACTGCTTATCTGGGAAGCAGAGAGAGCACCGGCGGGTTGAGGCCAGGGAAGGAGAGCGGGGGGCACAGCAGTGCTCAGCGACCCGACTCGCACGTCCCCCCcgcagctggaagggacctcaggggctcatctagtccagccccctgcttccagcaggatcaccCTAAGCAGAcctgcccccggctcctgccagctgcagggctctggtaAGCCAGTCAGGAGGCACCAGCAGAGCTACTGCCGACAAGCCTCCTCATTCAGCTCTCTGCTGACTGCACGTTGCACGTCTCCAGCGACTTGTGACAGGCTGCTGGGGCTAAGGCATCAGCCTTTGCTGGGAACAGTCACCTCCAACTCCCTGCTTTGTCAGCATTGTCTTCAGAGCCAAGGGGCTTTGTTGGACCTGTCCCTGGGTGGTGTGATGCCTGACACTGCTTGAACCCTGTGGGGAcgcacctggcttgcccctgcgCAGCACGGAGGCCagctgggcacagagctgccTCTCGTACCAGATGTCCCCCCATGTGAGCAaggcaggaaagtgaaagcaagtCTGGCCAGGCTCATGGCTTGGCTGTGCAGCTAGCAAGCAGGGAAGAGAAAGGTCCCGTCTCAGCCTTtcacccctctgctgcctcccctccttccccaggaatCCAGACCCATCTCCTCCTCAGCTCC comes from the Carettochelys insculpta isolate YL-2023 chromosome 2, ASM3395843v1, whole genome shotgun sequence genome and includes:
- the C2H8orf82 gene encoding UPF0598 protein C8orf82 homolog, translated to MRLLRFLLRPAGPALYTQGQSPSPRAREYFYFVDHQGQLFLDDAKVKNFITCFKDKQFLVFFFKQLQLNRSGRYQDAFPYLSPCGREHNFVRCDDRPIVFTHLLRGQAGEELLSYCGGGDRLVVSFEPQKLVMFPENGRVYHPAPQKAGGVGLVKSALAFELSSCFEYSQGAGEPPTHFRWQGKRYTLTNELVQLICSGSSA